A single region of the Pyricularia oryzae 70-15 chromosome 4, whole genome shotgun sequence genome encodes:
- a CDS encoding tetratricopeptide repeat protein 1 yields MASSNRNGNVNGSAAAGHPISKRFSDVPPSIDVPVQDEDEAVEINLEDLVDDPTDLCDLFENENAARTYWMAVALAYAKLHKIDCAIEVLTRGASAMQNHNPREKLGIVSCLCWMYLWKSREAPRVAPEGALASEVKTKEHYLQLANTTFNEASRINPAFPPLFLAKGVLYLLRASLQTSVKSGQVGSVDAAKAGLLGSALKSFEDALRVSQGKNMLALMGKSRAQFSLGKYAEALAGYQDVLHRMPEMVDPDPRLGIGCCFWQLGHKDDAKAAWERCLEINPESKIANILVGLYYLDQSGQVPTNSPEFIRLYKKAMTEYTQKSFKLSKDLPLTCATFAGYFLSRKSFANVDSLAHKAIQYTDVNAIASDGWYLLARKEHYQGDTEKASDYYRRSDDARGGTDRGYLPAKFGVAQLSVVKEDYGEAKLRLEKMIQQSRNYEAMILLGTLYAEEVFATQYANVKEDKSAEIKKAISLLEGVRTAWKDTKKNLSPDAAVLLNLARLYETEHPDKALQCLQQVEQLEIELISDSDRPQGIEDEAQLKAAVRKLLPPQLLNNIGCFHAQHERHEAASDMFEAALGACMRIQESDDQMDTDALVTTISFNLGRSYESRGLWDQAIEVYEGLLKRHDDYTDAKIRLAYIKLRRNPQKEGPDAVAKLYQGNPADLEVRALYGWYLGKVHSRKRPANIAEDPELRHYKHTLQHYDKHDCYALVGMGNLYLMSAREMRRETDQDKSRRSATYSRAVEFFEKALQLDPRNAYAAQGIAIALVEDRKDHKSALQVFLSVRDTIKDAQVLVNLGHIFAELKQFTKAIENYEAALAKEGKANDPSILACLGRTWLNKGRAERDLEAYMKALDCAKKALNVAPEQVHFKFNVAFVQIQLATTIYGLSETQRSLEQLQDAATGLESAIAALDELAAHPQTPYPKQDVEQRANMARNTQRKQLERAIASQKEYEEKNKEKLAAALELRQAALKKREEEKQKAAEAERERQEKIRKEREAIAARDRELAEARHREQQAKEEAEMTTDGETGEKIKRKRKAAGGGGGKSGESRGAKGARSSRKKKPTTDDDQSDVEDSEAEQRQPKKKRRLTQNKKVDNTKYKSAEIVVDSDEDEEEYDALDRAERKLDDSRLSTPDSDLGEPAGGRQSDEEDRMDVDKSGGGDGDDDDDATNSRPKRSRRGGRVLDESDDEDEDGTPAEKGTIAADTKMGDAEEDEE; encoded by the exons ATGGCCTCTTCAAATCGAAATGGCAACGTCAATGGCAGCGCAGCAGCCGGCCACCCTATCAGCAAGAGGTTCTCCGATGTTCCGCCTTCCATCGATGTTCCCGTCcaggacgaggatgaagcTGTCGAGATCAACCTAGAAGATCTCGTCGACGACCCAACAGATCTTTGCGACCTTTTCGAGAACGAGAATGCAGCGCGCACCTATTGGATGGCTGTCGCTCTTGCTTACGCAAAGCTGCACAAGATCGACTGCGCCATCGAAGTTCTAACCCGTGGTGCCAGCGCAATGCAAAATCACAACCCCAGGGAGAAGCTTGGTATTGTCAGTTGTCTATGCTGGATGTACCTATGGAAGAGCAGGGAAGCTCCTCGTGTTGCGCCTGAGGGCGCCCTGGCCTCCGAGGTCAAGACCAAGGAGCACTATCTGCAGCTCGCCAACACCACATTCAACGAGGCATCGCGCATCAATCCGGCATTCCCTCCGCTCTTCCTCGCCAAAGGCGTGCTCTACCTTCTCAGGGCCTCGCTTCAAACATCTGTAAAATCCGGGCAGGTTGGATCTGTGGATGCTGCCAAGGCTGGACTGTTGGGCTCGGCCCTCAAGTCATTCGAGGATGCGCTACGTGTTTCTCAGGGCAAGAACATGCTGGCGCTGATGGGCAAGTCAAGAGCGCAATTTTCGCTTGGAAAGTACGCTGAGGCCCTCGCGGGATATCAAGATGTGCTCCACAGGATGCCGGAAATGGTCGATCCTGACCCCCGACTGGGCATCGGCTGCTGCTTCTGGCAGCTGGGCCACAAGGACGACGCAAAGGCAGCGTGGGAACGCTGTCTTGAGATCAACCCGGAGTCCAAAATTGCCAACATACTTGTTGGTCTATATTATCTGGACCAAAGCGGCCAGGTCCCTACCAACAGCCCAGAGTTTATCAGGCTCTACAAAAAGGCCATGACAGAATACACGCAAAAGTCGTTCAAGCTCAGCAAGGACCTCCCTCTTACGTGCGCAACTTTTGCCGGTTACTTTTTGTCAAGGAAATCGTTCGCCAACGTTGACTCCTTGGCACACAAAGCCATCCAATACACGGACGTGAACGCAATTGCCAGCGACGGTTGGTACTTGTTAGCACGCAAGGAACATTACCAAGGTGACACTGAAAAGGCGAGCGACTACTACCGGCGCTCTGACGATGCCAGGGGTGGCACAGATCGTGGCTATTTACCCGCGAAGTTCGGAGTAGCTCAGCTGTCTGTTGTTAAAGAGGATTACGGCGAAGCCAAGTTGAGGCTCGAAAAAATGATTCAGCAATCGCGCAACTACGAAGCCATGATCTTGCTTGGAACTCTTTATGCAGAGGAGGTTTTTGCGACTCAGTACGCCAATGTTAAGGAGGACAAGTCGGCTGAGATTAAGAAAGCCATTAGCCTGCTGGAGGGAGTGAGGACGGCTTGGAAGGACACCAAGAAGAACCTTTCTCCTGATGCGGCTGTCCTTCTCAACCTGGCACGTCTATACGAGACTGAGCATCCGGACAAGGCTTTGCAATGTCTGCAGCAGGTAGAACAGCTGGAAATCGAGCTGATATCTGACTCGGATCGTCCTCAGGGTATCGAAGACGAGGCGCAACTGAAGGCCGCTGTTCGCAAGCTTTTGCCGCCGCAGTTGTTGAACAACATTGGCTGTTTCCACGCTCAGCATGAAAGGCACGAGGCTGCCAGCGACATGTTCGAAGCAGCACTCGGGGCTTGCATGCGGATTCAGGAAAGTGACGATCAGATGGACACAGATGCACTGGTCACAACTATCAGCTTCAATCTTGGTCGAAGCTACGAGTCTCGTGGCCTATGGGATCAGGCTATCGAGGTCTACGAGGGGCTACTCAAGCGTCACGACGACTACACGGATGCAAAGATTAGACTCGCATACATCAAACTGAGGAGAAATCCTCAGAAGGAGGGTCCAGATGCCGTCGCCAAGTTGTATCAAGGCAATCCTGCGGATTTGGAAGTGCGTGCTCTGTACGGCTGGTACCTGGGCAAAGTTCATTCGAGGAAACGTCCCGCAAACATTGCCGAGGATCCGGAATTGAGGCACTACAAACACACCCTGCAGCATTATGACAAGCACGACTGCTATGCGTTGGTGGGCATGGGGAATCTTTATCTCATGTCTGCTAGGGAGATGCGACGGGAGACAGACCAGGACAAGTCCAGGCGCAGCGCTACTTACAGTAGAGCGGTTGAGTTTTTCGAAAAAGCTCTGCAACTAGACCCCCGGAATGCTTATGCCGCTCAAGGCATCGCCATTGCACTTGTCGAGGATAGGAAGGACCACAAGAGCGCCTTGCAGGTATTCTTGAGCGTCCGTGATACTATCAAGGATGCTCAGGTTCTCGTGAATCTTGGCCACATCTTTGCTGAACTTAAGCAGTTCACAAAGGCTATTGAGAATTACGAGGCAGCTTTGGCAAAGGAGGGTAAAGCAAACGACCCGAGCATTCTTGCCTGCTTGGGCAGGACATGGCTGAACAAGGGACGTGCCGAAAGGGACCTTGAAGCATACATGAAGGCGCTCGACTGCGCGAAAAAG GCTTTGAATGTGGCCCCTGAGCAGGTCCACTTCAAGTTCAACGTGGCTTTCGTACAGATTCAGCTCGCTACCACTATTTATGGTCTGAGCGAGACTCAACGATCACTTGAACAATTGCAAGACGCTGCCACTGGGCTTGAGTCTGCTATTGCGGCTTTGGATGAGCTTGCAGCACACCCCCAGACTCCTTATCCAAAGCAAGATGTCGAGCAACGCGCCAATATGGCCCGAAACACGCAGAGGAAGCAACTCGAGAGGGCCATTGCCAGCCAGAAAGAGTACGAGGAGAAGAACAAGGAgaagctggcggcggcgctggaaCTGCGACAGGCAGCTCTTAAGAAACGTGAGGaggagaaacaaaaagcggCCGAGGCAGAGCGTGAACGTCAAGAGAAGATCCGCAAGGAGCGTGAGGCCATAGCGGCGCGCGACCGCGAACTTGCCGAAGCCAGACACAGAGAGCAACAGGCCAAGGAAGAGGCTGAGATGACGACCGACGGAGAGACGGGCGAGAAGATCAAGCGCAAACGCAAGGCAgcaggaggcggcggcggcaagtcTGGAGAGTCACGTGGCGCCAAGGGAGCGAGATCATCGCGCAAGAAGAAGCCCACCACGGACGACGACCAGTCGGACGTGGAGGATTCAGAAGCAGAACAACGCCAGCCCAAGAAGAAGCGACGCCTTACACAGAACAAGAAGGTTGACAACACCAAGTACAAGTCAGCAGAGATTGTTGTCGACAgtgacgaggacgaagaggAGTACGATGCCCTTGACCGGGCCGAGCGCAAACTTGATGACAGTCGCCTGTCTACACCAGATTCGGATCTTGGCGAGCCGGCTGGCGGCAGGCAGAGTGATGAAGAGGATCGCATGGATGTGGACAAGAGCGGCGGTGGGGatggcgatgatgacgacgacgcaaCTAATTCACGTCCTAAACGGTCGCGAAGA